One window from the genome of Juglans microcarpa x Juglans regia isolate MS1-56 unplaced genomic scaffold, Jm3101_v1.0 JmScfU0001, whole genome shotgun sequence encodes:
- the LOC121245190 gene encoding putative 4-hydroxy-4-methyl-2-oxoglutarate aldolase 2, producing MALVTTAEVCDANPQLISSGELRALQPNFQIYGRRQVFSGPIVTLKVFEDNVLVREFLEEKGNGRVLVVDGGGSLRCAILGGNPVVQAQNNGWAGIVVNGCIRDVDEINGCDIGVRALASHPMKANKKGMGEKHVPISIAGTRISDGEWLYADTDGILISRTELSV from the coding sequence ATGGCTTTGGTTACAACTGCTGAAGTTTGTGATGCAAACCCACAACTAATTTCAAGCGGCGAGCTCCGGGCACTCCAgccaaattttcaaatctatgGCCGTCGTCAAGTCTTCTCTGGACCAATAGTTACCCTCAAGGTATTTGAAGACAATGTTTTGGTTCGTGAGTTTCTTGAGGAGAAGGGTAATGGCCGAGTTCTTGTTGTAGATGGGGGTGGAAGTCTGCGGTGTGCAATACTGGGGGGCAATCCTGTTGTACAAGCTCAGAATAATGGATGGGCAGGAATAGTTGTGAATGGCTGTATAAGAGATGTTGATGAGATCAATGGTTGTGACATTGGGGTCAGGGCTCTGGCCTCCCACCCAATGAAAGCCAATAAGAAAGGTATGGGAGAAAAGCACGTTCCAATTAGCATTGCCGGGACAAGGATCTCTGATGGGGAATGGCTTTATGCAGATACCGATGGAATTCTGATTTCCCGAACTGAATTATCTGTCTAA
- the LOC121245217 gene encoding putative pectinesterase 52 → MQLLPPFIFILILSALSFRISSAVVCRNGQDAASKVAYTLTVNKYSKPGPAIFNTIEAATNTIPPNNDQWVRVFISPGIYNEKVSLLQYRHCIFLEGEGRHLTIITYNDHEETDQSATFTSYVENVIVKGITFKNSFNRQGYLDFYNKRTKGEVKIKQAVAARIYGDKSAFYGCGFIGFQDTLWDATGRHYYKNCYIEGGVDFIWGTGQSIYEDCLINATAGTLLSHDSVSYVTAQGRNSSGETSGFVFRRGIVFGTGRILLGRAYGLYSRVIFHNTTLERAVAPEGWDAWNSKWHEDELTYAEVDCKGPGSDTSKRVKWMKKLRPSELYQFSTPRFINQDGWLESQPLS, encoded by the exons ATGCAGCTTCTTCCGCCcttcattttcattcttatatTGTCAGCTTTATCCTTTAGGATTTCGAGCGCTGTGGTTTGCAGAAATGGACAAGATGCTGCGTCCAAAGTTGCATACACCCTTACTGTGAACAAGTATAGCAAGCCTGGCCCTGCAATATTTAATACCATTGAAGCCGCCACTAATACCATTCCTCCCAATAATGATCAATGGGTTCGCGTGTTTATTTCTCCGGGCATATATAA TGAAAAAGTAAGTCTTCTTCAGTATAGACATTGCATTTTCCTTGAAGGCGAAGGACGTCATCTCACAATTATAACGTATAATGACCATGAAGAAACAGATCAGAGTGCCACGTTTACGTCGTATGTAGAAAATGTTATTGTCAAAGGCATTACCTTCaag AACTCCTTCAACAGGCAGGGATATCTGGATTTCTACAATAAAAGAACGAAAGGAGAGGTTAAGATAAAACAAGCTGTAGCAGCTAGAATCTATGGTGATAAATCTGCTTTCTATGGATGTGGTTTTATTGGATTTCAAGATACACTGTGGGATGCCACGGGACGTCATTACTACAAGAACTGCTACATTGAAGGTGGCGTAGATTTTATATGGGGCACTGGCCAGTCCATATACGAG GACTGTCTGATAAATGCTACAGCAGGAACACTGCTTTCTCATGATTCAGTGAGTTACGTAACAGCCCAAGGTCGAAATTCATCAGGTGAGACTTCTGGCTTTGTGTTTAGACGAGGTATTGTGTTTGGGACAGGAAGAATTCTCCTAGGAAGAGCTTATGGTCTTTACTCTAGAGTTATCTTTCATAACACAACATTGGAAAGAGCGGTAGCCCCTGAGGGCTGGGATGCTTGGAACTCCAAATGGCATGA GGATGAGTTGACGTATGCTGAGGTTGATTGTAAAGGTCCTGGATCAGACACTTCGAAGCGAGTTAAGTGGATGAAAAAGCTTCGTCCCTCAGAGTTATATCAATTTTCAACACCAAGATTCATCAACCAAGATGGGTGGCTTGAAAGCCAACCATTATCATGA